A single region of the Pyricularia oryzae 70-15 chromosome 4, whole genome shotgun sequence genome encodes:
- a CDS encoding leucine carboxyl methyltransferase 2, translating into MKNPATKKPKAARQDEQVMGTNNSSIVSKRSVEKIYYPDEPHFFRYFVKKFQRRAPLINRGYYLRLHLIDCVVRDFLREPLAADKKTKVVVNLGCGSDVLPWQCLTRYSKDCDSVLFVDVDFPDLILRKRNVVLDTPELKDRFAPLETLDTPPVFLRSSRYVQVGCDLRDIGSLQAALESLVDIKATSFLFVAEVSITYMETDAADAVIQWASTLGDSTFCLLEQILPDGPRHPFAQTMIKHFERLNTPLKSIDKYPTQQSQSERFQQRGWSNVHCWTLWQAWADSRFLTAEDRHKLDDVEPFDEWEEFALFGSHYVLLQASIRNHTPSPEAKPAGCPSSCPPLRSLDVNLHHDESQGTQGPRRFGTAMVARDVLGQIHIANVLGTGTNVRLRSLDLYSPLGSNEDAGLLKCSGPASRLCHAMTDIGNSGFLLSGGRASPTAPLDGCWVFEKGVNDWRRTHDLPVPLYRHTTVRLGHSSLALVFGGKIGGSKVFDGYLLYHPQKGWIRCKVKGDVAPSPVFGAVAFCSKGAAGGSLLFRGVLAGGMAEEGVTTDQILRWELEAGGFETPSISFKKLDVATGERNLINRFGASCIKLNEKYHVIIGGVKSTNLLPHDHDILILRDDGASTSLSIHSRVNFPVYRKGSIPRHLAVGSSIACTERGQVILVGGGATCFSMGTFWTKGAYTFLIDPERLSNLDTAPYSSEDALPTQISTEAASVQKEEDIIWASSGAVLISDADTGVLDSKSVTHQEAAQTSSEIPRVRLASKEDFEQVLRRRKPVIIEDASLGPCMTAWSDEYLVEAVGADREVSIHESPSQVMDFNAKNFRYVNKRFGEFVQEIASGQKLYLRALSNDEPTARAANLQDDFPQLAKDFVLPSELEAVRENLFSSVLRMSGPVNMWLHYDVMANVYCQIRGSKRFILFPPCDVTELSIPPGGSSSSIDAFAATPARTHPHEATLAAGDVLFLPPLWLHTATPASDSPGVAVNVFFRDMDAGYSAGRDVYGNRDLAAYEKARRDVDKILTSFKSLPGDAREFYLKRLAEELRRGSMSGA; encoded by the exons ATGAAGAATCCAGCTACCAAAAAGCCAAAGGCCGCAAGGCAAGATGAGCAGGTCATGGGC ACAAACAATAGCAGTATCGTTTCAAAACGCAGCGTTGAAAAGATTTACTATCCAGATGAGCCTCACTTTTTCCGGTACTTTGTCAAAAAGTTCCAGAGGCGAGCTCCATTGATCAATCGCGGTTACTATTTACGTCTACATCTCATCGACTGTGTGGTCAGGGATTTTTTGAGAGAACCGTTGGCGGCCGACAAGAAGACCAAGGTGGTAGTAAACCTGGGCTGTGGAAG TGATGTGCTCCCCTGGCAATGTCTTACTCGGTATTCCAAAGACTGCGACTCGGTTTTGTTTGTTGATGTCGACTTTCCAGACTTGATCCTCCGGAAACGGAATGTCGTCTTGGATACTCCTGAGCTCAAGGACCGTTTTGCGCCCCTGGAGACACTCGACACTCCGCCCGTGTTCTTACGCAGCAGTCGATATGTCCAGGTTGGCTGTGATCTCCGTGACATAGGTTCTCTACAGGCAGCGTTGGAGTCCCTAGTAGACATCAAAGCAacgtcctttctttttgtggCCGAGGTATCCATAACATACATGGAAACTGATGCCGCCGATGCAGTAATCCAGTGGGCCAGTACTTTGGGGGACT CCACTTTCTGTCTCTTGGAACAGATTCTACCCGATGGTCCACGGCACCCGTTCGCACAGACTATGATCAAGCACTTCGAGCGGCTCAATACGCCGCTcaaatccatcgacaagtATCCCACACAGCAGAGTCAGTCTGAACGCTTCCAACAGAGAGGCTGGTCAAATGTTCATTGCTGGACCTTATGGCAGGCGTGGGCTGACTCCCGGTTTCTGACTGCTGAGGACCGCCACAAGCTCGATGACGTCGAGCCTTTTGACGAATGGGAAGAGTTTGCGCTCTTTGGGAGTCACTATGTGCTGCTACAAGCATCCATTCGAAATCATACGCCATCTCCAGAGGCCAAGCCAGCCGGTTGCCCGAGCTCTTGCCCGCCTCTGCGATCCCTTGACGTAAACCTGCATCACGATGAAAGCCAGGGCACACAAGGGCCTCGTCGCTTCGGGACCGCCATGGTGGCTCGGGATGTTTTGGGCCAGATTCACATCGCCAACGTTCTCGGCACAGGCACGAATGTCAGGCTAAGGTCCCTTGACCTGTATAGTCCTTTGGGCTCAAATGAGGACGCTGGGTTGTTGAAATGCAGTGGGCCTGCTAGCCGCTTGTGCCATGCAATGACAGATATCGGGAACAGTGGTTTTCTCCTATCTGGAGGCAGAGCATCGCCCACAGCCCCCTTGGATGGATGTTGGGTCTTTGAGAAGGGCGTGAACGATTGGCGTCGAACCCATGATCTCCCAGTCCCTTTGTACCGTCACACCACTGTGAGACTCGGCCACTCCAGCCTCGCTCTCGTATTTGGCGGAAAAATTGGAGGCTCCAAAGTATTCGACGGCTACCTGTTATACCATCCCCAAAAAGGATGGATTAGGTGCAAAGTCAAGGGCGACGTAGCTCCTTCTCCCGTATTTGGAGCTGTCGCTTTCTGCTCCAAGGGTGCTGCCGGAGGATCGCTGCTGTTCAGGGGCGTACTGGCTGGAGGTATGGCAGAGGAAGGTGTGACAACCGACCAAATACTTCGCTGGGAACTGGAAGCTGGAGGTTTTGAA ACACCGTCTATCTCATTCAAAAAACTGGACGTGGCCACTGGAGAGCGCAATCTGATCAACAGGTTTGGTGCTAGCTGCATCAAGCTGAACGAAAAGTATCATGTTATTATCGGCGGCGTCAAGAGTACCAATTTACTTCCACACGACCACGACATCCTCATCTTGCGGGATGACGGGGCCAGTACAAGCTTGTCTATTCACAGCCGCGTCAACTTCCCAGTGTACCGCAAAGGTTCTATACCTCGGCACTTGGCAGTCGGTTCGTCTATAGCGTGTACTGAGCGGGGCCAGGTCATCTTGGTTGGAGGAGGGGCTACTTGTTTCTCAATGGGCACATTCTGGACCAAGGGAGCGTATACGTTTCTCATCGACCCAGAGCGGCTGTCTAATCTGGACACTGCACCCTATAGCTCGGAAGATGCTTTGCCAACCCAGATTAGCACAGAGGCCGCATCTGTTcagaaagaagaagacaTTATTTGGGCCAGCTCAGGGGCGGTGCTCATCTCGGATGCGGACACAGGCGTGCTGGATTCAAAGTCGGTAACTCATCAAGAGGCTGCTCAAACTAGCTCAGAGATTCCTCGAGTTAGGCTTGCCTCAAAAGAGGATTTTGAGCAGGTTCTGCGACGAAGAAAGCCGGTGATAATAGAAGACGCTTCCCTGGGACCCTGCATGACTGCATGGTCTGACGAGTATCTTGTTGAGGCAGTTGGTGCTGATAGAGAA GTATCGATACATGAATCCCCCAGTCAAGTGATGGACTTCAACGCCAAAAACTTCCGCTATGTCAACAAAAGATTTGGCGAGTTTGTACAAGAGATAGCGAGCGGCCAGAAGCTGTATCTGCGCGCCCTCTCTAATGACGAACCAACCGCCAGAGCCGCCAACCTGCAGGATGACTTTCCCCAGCTTGCCAAAGATTTCGTCCTACCCTCGGAGCTGGAAGCTGTGCGCGAGAACCTCTTCAGCTCGGTGTTGCGCATGTCTGGGCCGGTTAACATGTGGCTGCACTACGAT GTCATGGCAAATGTGTACTGTCAAATCAGAGGGTCCAAGCGATTTATTCTCTTCCCACCCTGCGACGTCACTGAGTTATCAATCCCGCCTGGAGGCTCCAGCTCCAGCATCGATGCGTTCGCTGCGACGCCAGCGCGGACGCACCCCCACGAGGCAACGCTCGCTGCGGGCGACGTCCTCTTCCTGCCACCGTTATGGCTCCATACAGCGACTCCGGCATCGGACTCCCCCGGCGTGGCAGTcaacgtcttctttcgtGACATGGACGCAGGTTACAGTGCAGGTCGCGATGTGTACGGCAATAGAGACCTCGCGGCTTACGAGAAGGCGAGGCGGGACGTCGACAAGATCCTGACCAGCTTCAAGTCGCTGCCCGGCGATGCTAGAGAGTTTTACCTCAAGAGGCTGGCTGAGGAGCTCCGCCGAGGGTCGATGTCGGGCGCTTAA
- a CDS encoding autophagy-like protein 18 translates to MATATLNFITFNQDHGCLAVGTSRGFRIYHTEPFSKIFSSEDGNVSIIEMLFSTSLVALILSPRHLIIQNTKRGSVICELTFPSAVLAVRLNRKRLAVVLEDEIYLYDIANMSLLFTIATSPNPSAICALSPSSENCFLAYPLPKPREDKDDKRPSHAPPLPTYIPPTSGDVLIFDAITLKAVNVIEAHRSPLSCIAINSEGTLLATASETGTIIRVFTVPKGQKLYQFRRGTYPSTIYSMSFNLSSTLLCVSSTSDTVHIFRLGGPNNGASGAAGAGSAGEVLAASPGQDITGSPRADRWSRSRSYDSGNESPGSGSEANDIAGSPSPRDRPTAANRRQSGSFSNILRRSSQIMGRSVAGVVGSYLPQTVTEMWEPARDFAFIKIPKSSAARQHNNPGATPSLPIAGEPLRSVVAMSSSSPQVMVVTSDGKFYVYNINMETGGEGYLVRQYSILENDDKHDSSSTYES, encoded by the exons ATGGCGACTGCAACGCTAAACTTCATCACATTCAACCAGGACCATGGGTGCCTGGCGGTCG GAACCTCGAGAGGCTTCCGCATCTACCACACAGAACCGTTCTCCAAGATATTCTCGAGCGAAGACGGCAATGTGTCGATAATCGAGATGCTCTTCTCCACCTCTCTCGTCGCCCTTATATTATCCCCGAGACATCTGATAATACAAAACACGAAGCGAGGCTCTGTTATCTGCGAACTCACTTTCCCATCCGCCGTGCTCGCCGTCAGGCTGAACCGCAAGCGACTTGCCGTTGTCCTCGAAGATGAAATTTATCTCTACGACATTGCCAACATGTCGCTCCTCTTTACGATAGCTACCTCCCCGAACCCCAGCGCCATATGTGCGCTCTCACCCTCGTCCGAAAACTGCTTCCTAGCCTACCCGCTACCCAAGCCACGAGAGGACAAGGACGACAAAAGACCCAGTCATGCGCCCCCTCTCCCAACATATATCCCTCCAACCTCTGGAGATGTTCTCATTTTCGACGCCATCACCTTGAAAGCCGTCAACGTTATCGAAGCACACCGCTCGCCCCTCTCCTGTATCGCCATAAACAGCGAGGGCACGCTGCTGGCGACGGCCTCCGAGACTGGTACTATCATCAGAGTGTTCACCGTGCCGAAGGGCCAGAAATTATACCAGTTCCGCCGCGGCACCTATCCTTCGACAATATATAGCATGTCGTTTAATCTCAGTTCCACCCTGCTTTGCGTCTCGTCAACATCCGATACAGTGCACATTTTCCGCCTCGGCGGTCCGAACAACGGGGCGTCGGGTGCAGCTGGCGCCGGTAGTGCAGGAGAGGTCCTAGCAGCCAGCCCAGGACAGGATATCACTGGCTCGCCACGCGCAGACCGTTGGTCCAGATCCAGAAGCTACGATAGTGGCAACGAATCGCCTGGTAGCGGCAGTGAAGCTAACGACATTGCCGGGTCCCCGTCTCCTAGGGACCGCCCAACCGCCGCCAATAGGAGACAGAGCGGGTCTTTTAGCAACATCCTGCGTCGCTCTTCACAGATTATGGGCCGCAGCGTTGCCGGAGTTGTCGGCTCGTATTTGCCACAGACTGTGACGGAAATGTGGGAGCCGGCGCGCGACTTTGCATTTATTAAAATCCCAAAGTCCTCTGCCGCAAGGCAACACAACAACCCAGGTGCTACTCCCTCTCTCCCCATCGCGGGCGAGCCTCTGCGTAGCGTGGTTGCcatgagcagcagcagcccgcAGGTAATGGTGGTGACCAGCGATGGCAAGTTTTATGTGTATAACATCAATATGGAGACCGGAGGTGAAGGGTATCTAGTCAGACAATACTC GATCTTGGAGAATGATGACAAGCACGACTCTTCTTCGACATATGAGTCTTAG
- a CDS encoding 60S ribosomal protein L10 translates to MARRPARCYRYCKNKPYPKSRFNRGVPDPKIRIFDLGRKRATVDDFPLCIHLVSNEYEQLSSEALEAARICANKYLVKNAGKEGFHLRVRAHPYHVVRINKMLSCAGADRLQTGMRGAWGKPNGTVARVNIGQIILSVRTRDSNRALALEALRRSQYKFPGRQKIIISKNWGFTPLRREEYLEKKAAGRVKVDGAYVQFLANHGSLENNMKRFPEAFAA, encoded by the exons ATGGCCCGTCGTCCCGCTCGTTGCTACCGGTACTGCAAGAACAAG CCGTACCCCAAGTCGCGGTTCAACCGTGGTGTCCCCGACCCCAAGATTCGTATCTTCGACCTGGGCCGCAAGCGTGCTACCGTCGATGACTTCCCTCTGTGCATCCACCTCGTCTCGAACGAGTACGAGCAGCTGAGCTCCGAGGCTCTTGAGGCCGCCCGTATTTGCGCCAACAA GTACCTGGTCAAGAACGCCGGAAAGGAAGGTTTCCACCTGCGTGTCCGCGCCCACCCGTACCACGTCGTCCGCATCAACAAGATGTTGTCGTGCGCTGGTGCCGATAGACTGCAGACCGGTATGCGTGGTGCTTGGGGTAAGCCCAACGGCACTGTCGCCCGTGTCAACATCGGCCAGATCATCCTGAGTGTCCGCACTCGTGACTCCA ACCGTGCTCTTGCCCTGGAGGCTCTCCGTCGCTCGCAGTACAAGTTCCCCGGTCGCCAAAAGATCATTATCTCCAAGAACTGGGGTTTCACCCCTCTCCGTCGCGAGGAGTACCTTGAGAAGAAGGCTGCTGGTCGCGTCAAGGTCGACGGTGCTTACGTTCAGTTCCTTGCCAACCACGGTTCCCTCGAGAACAACATGAAGCGCTTCCCCGAGGCCTTTGCAGCTTAA
- a CDS encoding 60S ribosomal protein L30, producing MAPKKKSTDNINSRLALVIKSGKVTLGYKSTLKSLRSNKAKLIIIAGNTPPLRKSELEYYSMLSKTPVHHFSGNNIELGTACGKLFRCGTMAILDAGDSDILADQQA from the exons ATGGCCCCCAAGAAGAAGTCCACCGACAACATCAACAGCCGTCTGGCTCTTGTCATCAAGTCCGGAAAGG TCACCCTGGGCTACAAGTCGACCCTGAAGAGCCTTCGCTCTAACAAGGCCAAgctcatcatcatcgccggCAACACTCCCCCTCTCCGCAAGTCTGAGCTCGAGTACTACTCCATGCTTTCCAAGACTCCCGTCCACCACTTCAGCGGCAACAAC ATTGAGCTCGGTACTGCCTGCGGTAAGCTCTTCCGCTGTGGCACCATGGCTATCCTCGATGCCGGTGACTCCGACATCctggccgaccagcaggcatAA